GAAATCCACTAGCTATGTTAAGAGAAAAGTGAGAGAGCATGGAGAGAATCCCATGAAATCCCAATGCATTGCTTACTTCCTTGTAAAGTGAAACCAGTGACACACTAATCATATATTTCTTTTCCCCCTTTAAAAGGTGAGACCTTTTGTTCTCTATAGGAAGCACAAGAAATCCAGCAGAGATCAAAAGCCAACTCCAAATTCAATTAGTTTCGAGAACACAAATAAGATGGAAACCAATATCTGATTGTGAATGAGCCAATTTCATGCACTATCCAACATTAGAAACAAACAGAGATAGAAAGAGATGATGATCAAATCTAAACCCTGTCATGGTTGAGATCTCCGGTACAGATGAACCATCAGTTCAAAGCACAGTGCATTAACATGACTTCAGGTACCAATGCTAATATCATATATGATGAGCTAACCCTACTCCTCGTACTCCTCCACCTTATGCTAATCTAGTGAGAGTATGAGCTACATAAATTAACCCCTGCAAGCCACAAAGCATAGAATATAGAGTACTTCGAGTCTAAGGTTCACTGGAACGACCGACTGACCTAAGGACTCAGTCGTAGATACAATAAGGAAGAGAGATATATATTATGGTTGAGATACCGACGGATCAGGTGGCTGCACCAGTGGCCGGCGAAGGACTGTGGGGGTGGGGCGGAcgtggctgtggctgcggctgtggttgGGGTGGCGGTGGCTGCTTCTTGCGCTTCTTCTTCTCGTAGCTGATGCCTCGGGCTTTGGACTGCATCTCCCGGATCTCGCGGAGGTATAGCCGGACGGCTCGTGCACCGAAGGGGTTGGCCTCAGGCTTGCCGCCGTTCTCCTCGAACGCAGCACGGAGGCGGCCGATGAGAGCGTCGAGGGAGCCCCAGGCTTGGCGGAGGGGGCACGGGCATGGGGAGGGCGGGTTGGGGTGGCCAAAGAAGGGGCACATGGGAGTGTGCACCTTTGTCTTACCGAACTGGTCCAGGTACCGAAGGAACTCCAGCACATGCGCGCCGCTGCACCGCGACAGTGACAGCGGCGGCCTGTGATTCTTCAAGTACTGCCCGAAGGTGTTCCAGTCGCGTCGCTTCTGTGACTCGTATCGGCTCAGCGACGGGGAGGCGGCTGAGGCCGCCGGTGAGGTGACCGCGGCAGCGGGTGACGAGCTGGGGCTGGTGAGGAAGCCATCGGAGCGAGGGCTCCCCGGCTTGGGTACCATGGCCATGGTGCCAACAGTTTCACCTCTCTGCTTCTTCCTGCAAACAGGATGTGATGGAGCAATATAGGGTACTCTTAATTTGAACTGCTTCAAGCTGATACTAATTGACCTCGTAGTTGCCGATAATGATGATGGGATGATGATTACACGACTGATCTAATGCATGAGAGTTTTGATGCTAAtggatttctttcctttttagtccatgagagagagagagagagagagagagagagagagagaaggtgaagAAGCTATGATTCAACGACTGGGAGTGGGCATGGGAACTCCTAGTTCCATTAAAGTGGTCCTGTCTGCAGCTGCTGGATCTCCTTTTGGCATATATGTAGCGATGTGGCAATCTCTAAGGCAGTGCGATCTCCCAACAAGTCCAGAGAGATTCTTAGATAGGAGAGACAGAGGATGGCTTGTGATCAGAGGTCACAGATCAGGGCGTCGATGTGGGAGATGAGATCTGTGGGGGGAGAGTCGCATCTCGAATCTCACTCTTCCTTTCTCTTCAAGAAAACATGAGTTGGTCAGGCGTCGGAGCTCGTACTTGCAAGTCGGAGTGCTGGATGGGTATGCCTGGGGATGACACTCAGCCCCTTCCCTATAGGAGGCCAACTCTGACCTAAACAGTGCCATTTTTAGCATGATCTTTCACAGTGGGAAGAGAGAGAGCGCTCTGCGGAAGCCACTCTAGACAACGAGATGAAAGATAGACGGTGACGGGCGAAAACGCCAACAAGTTGTGAACTCCCTCGCGTACTCTGTGTCGAAGGACTGGGCCCCACGGTGGGCCCGCGCACGGTCGACCGTGTCGCCTTTTCCCGATCACTGCGCGAGTAAGTGGGTGACCTGTTTACGGGGGGGTTCAGGATCCCCTCCATTCCCACCCTTGATCATGACCGTCCGTTACATGAATCCGAGGGCTTGGAGAAGATTTTGAAGCTGA
The window above is part of the Musa acuminata AAA Group cultivar baxijiao chromosome BXJ1-1, Cavendish_Baxijiao_AAA, whole genome shotgun sequence genome. Proteins encoded here:
- the LOC103978002 gene encoding protein LIGHT-DEPENDENT SHORT HYPOCOTYLS 4 — encoded protein: MAMVPKPGSPRSDGFLTSPSSSPAAAVTSPAASAASPSLSRYESQKRRDWNTFGQYLKNHRPPLSLSRCSGAHVLEFLRYLDQFGKTKVHTPMCPFFGHPNPPSPCPCPLRQAWGSLDALIGRLRAAFEENGGKPEANPFGARAVRLYLREIREMQSKARGISYEKKKRKKQPPPPQPQPQPQPRPPHPHSPSPATGAAT